The Planctomycetota bacterium DNA window CGCAAGGCCCGAGCCCTGTCGCTGATCTTCGACATCAGCCAGGCGATCAACCGCAGCCTGGATATCCACGAGACGCTGGCCCCCGTGCTCGACACCCTGGCCACCCACCTGGGCATGGTGCGCGGCACCCTCACGCTCCTGAACCGCAAGACCCGCCAGATCACTATCGAGGCCGCGCACGGCCTCTCGCCCGACCAGCTCCAGCGCGGCCGCTACCAGTTGGGCGAGGGCGTCACCGGCAAGGTCATCGCCAGCGGCGAGCCCGCCGTGCTGCCGCGCATCTCCGACGACCCCTTCTTCCTCGACCGCACCGGCGCCCGCAAAGGGCTGCGCAAGGAGGACCTCTCGTTCATCTGCGTGCCGATCAAGCTCGGGGCCGAGGTGCTCGGCGCGCTCAGCGTGGACCGCCCCTCGAGCGACGCCGCCCTGCTCACCGAGGACGTGCGCCTGCTGACCATCATCGGCTCGATGCTGGCCCAGGCCGTCCGCCTGCGCCAGGCGGCCGAAGAGGAGCGCGAGCGCCTGCTCGAAGAGAACCTCCGCCTCCAGGAGGAACTCAAAGAGCGCTTCCGCCCGGCCAACATCATCGGCAACTCGAACGCCATGCAGGAGGTCTACGACCTCATCGCCCAGGTCGCCAAGAGCGACGCCACGGTGCTCATCCGCGGCGAGAGCGGCACCGGCAAGGAACTCGTCGCCCACGCCATCCACTACAACAGCCGCAGGGCCGAGCGGCCGTTCGTGCGCGTCCACTGCGGCGCCCTGCCCGAGACGGTGATCGAGAGCGAGCTCTTCGGACACGAGAAGGGCGCGTTCACGGGCGCCGTGGCCCAGCGCAAGGGCCGCTTCGAGCTGGCCCACGGCGGCACCATCTTCCTCGACGAGATCGGCGACCTCTCGCCCGCCATCCAGGTGAAGCTCCTGCGCGTCCTCCAGGAACGCGAGTTCGAGCGCGTGGGCGGCACCGAGACGCTGCGGACCGACGTGCGCCTGATCACGGCCACCAACCGCGACCTCGAGGCCCTGATCGCCGAAGGCGGCTTCCGCGAGGACCTCTACTACCGCCTCAACGTCTTCCCCATCCGCGTGCCGCCGCTGCGCGAGCGGAAGACCGACATCCTGCTCCTCGCCGACCACTTCGTCGAGAAGTACGCCAAGGCCAACCACAAGCCGGTCAAGCGCATCGCCACCCCGGCCATTGACACCCTCATGGCCTATCACTGGCCGGGGAACGTGCGCGAACTCGAGAACTGCATCGAGCGCGCCGTGCTCCTCGCCTCCGACGACACGATCCATGCCCGCCACCTGCCGCCCACGCTCCAGATGCCCGACGCCAGCCCCGTGGCGAGCCGGGGCACCTTGCAGGCCATCCTCGATGCCACCGAGCGCGATCTGCTGGTGGACGCCCTGAAGGCCTCGCGCGGCAACAAGGCCAAGGCGGCGCGCGCCCTGGGCCTCACCGAGCGCCTGATGGGCCTCCGCGTCCGCAAGCACGGCATCAACCCCAAGCGCTTCCGCTAGACCAGTACATCCACACCGCCAGGTAGGTCAGCCACAAATACCATACCGAATGGTATGATTGTGGGACCGGCCCACTCGAGCGACTCTCGGCTTCTAAAATATTGCCATCACTGCATTTACGCAGATGCACCAGCCCGGACCTGCGATCTGGCACACCCATTGCTCTCGCACGCCGATGCGCCAACCTGGCGCTGGACCAGGCGTTCGATGCAAGGGAAAGGGCCGGAACCGATGCGTCTCATGTCCGCCGCAGTGGCCATCCTCTTGTTTCCCTGTGCGGCTCGCTGGGGGGCCGCCGCCGAGGTGCCCGCCCCCGAGGGCGGTGCGGCCCCTGCCGAATCGGCCCCCGCGCCCGAGAAACCCTGGTCGGTCACCCTCGACTCGACGTTCAACGGGAAGTACGTCTGGCGCGGGGTCAACGTGGTGGACGACCCCGTGTGGCAGCCCTCGGCCACCTTTGCCTGGAAGGGGCTCAGCCTGAACGTCTGGGGCAACCTGGACCTCACCGACGTGAACGGCGACCGCCGCAACTTCACTGAGGTGGACTACACGCTCGACTACTCGCACAGCGTGGGCAAGGCCACGTTCTCGGTCGGCACGATCCGCTATGTGTTCCCCCACACGGGGTTCCCAACGACCACCGAGGTGTACGCCGGCGTGACTCTCGACGCGCCCCTCTCCCCCACCTTCAAGGTCTACAAGGACATTGATGAATCGGACGGCGTCTACGCCAACTTCGCCCTGAGCCACACGGTCCCCGGCCTGATCCGGTTCTCGGAGAGAGCCAGCATGTCGCTCGCTCTCTCCGCGGCCGTGGGCTGGGGCGACCACAAGAACAACAACTTCTACTATGCAGGCACCGATGCGAGCGGCCTGGCCGATCTGACGTGCTCGGTGGGCCTTCCCATCGCCATCGGCGACCACATCACCATCAAGCCCGCCCTCAACTGTTCGCGGCTGCTGGACCCCGACGCCCGCCGCAACATGAAGGCCGCGGGCGTTGACCCGACGAATCACTGGCTCGGTCTTTCATTCACCTTCGCGTTCTGAGACAACCCGGCTTCCACCCCCTGAACGAAAGGAGAAAGAGCGATGAAATGGAAGCTGATGGCGGCGGCGGGAGCGTTCGCGTGTCTTCTCGGCGGCACGGCGGCAGGGGCGGAGGCCGCGCCCGCGCCGCCCCCGCCCGCGAGCGCCCAGGGGCTCGACACCTTCTGGGTGCTCATGGCCGCCTTCCTGGTGTTCTTCATGCAGGCGGGGTTCGGCATGGTCGAGGCCGGCTTCATCCGCGTGAAGAACACGTGCAACATCCTCACCAAGAACTTCCTCGACTACTGCATCGCCTGCGTGATGTTCTTCCTCGTGGGCTACGCGTTCATGTTCGGCAAGGGCAGCGCGTTCATCGGCTGGACGGGCTTCGGCATGGAGGGGGCTGAGAACCCCTCGGGCGTGCCGATCTTCGCCTTCTGGCTCTTCCAGGCCGCCTTCTGCGGCGCGGCGGCCACCATCGTGGCGGGCGGCATGGCCGAGCGCATGAAGTTCTCGGCCTACCTGATCTACACGGTCGTCGTCAGCTCGATCCTCTACCCGATCGTCGGCCACTGGATCTGGAACGCCGATGGCTGGCTGGCGAAGATGGGCTTCGGCGACTTCGCCGGCTCCACCGTGGTGCACACGGTGGGGGGCTACGTGGCGCTGGTGGGCACGGTGATCCTGGGCCCGCGAATCGGCAAGTTCGCGCCCGACGGGCGGCCCAAGGCCATTCCCGGCCACTCGATCCCCCTGGCGTCCCTCGGCGTGTTCCTGCTCTGGTTCGGCTGGTTCGGCTTCAATCCGGGCTCGACCCTCGCCGTGGGCGACGGCACGGCGATCGGCCTCGTGGCGATGAACACCAACCTGGCGGCCTGCACCGGCGCGCTGGCGGCCATGCTCACCATCTGGGCGATCGTCGGCAAGCCCGACCTCTCGATGACGATGAACGGCTGCCTGGCCGGCCTCGTGGCCATCACGGCCCCGTGCAACTACGTGTCGCCCGCGGCCGCTCTCGCCATCGGCGCCGTGGCCGGCGTGATCGTGGTGCTCGGCGTGCTGCTGCTCGACCGCCTGGGCGTGGACGACCCCGTGGGCGCCGTGCCCGTGCACGCGATGAACGGCACCTGGGGCACCCTGGCCGTGGGGCTGTGGGGACAGAAGTCCCTCGGTCTCGCCCGCGACGGCTTCTTCCACGGCGGCGGGCTTGAGCAGCTCGGCGTCCAGGCCCTCGGCAACCTGGCTACCATCGCCTTCGCCGTGGTGTTGATGGCCTCGCTCTTCGTCGTGATGAAGAAGACCATGGGCCTCCGCGTCTCGCGTGAGGAAGAAGTCCGCGGCCTCGACATCGGCGAGCACGGCATGGAGGCCTATGCGGGGTTCCAGGTCTTCACCACCACGTGAGAGAAGGGAAGCCCGTCCCGACCCGTCACGCGTCACGCATCGCGCGCTGGCGCCGGCCCCAAGAAAGGAGCGAACCCGTGAAACTCATCATCGCCTACATTCAGCCCGAGAAGCTCAGCGACGTGAAGCAGGAGCTCTACAAGGCCGAGGTCTTCAAGATCTCGGTCACCAACGCGATGGGCTGCGGCCAGCAGAAGGGCTACCACGAAGCCTATCGCGGCGTGGACATCGAGGTGAATCTCCTCAAGAAGGTTCGCCTGGAGATCGCCGTCAACGAGGGCTTCGTCAAGCCCACGGTGGACGCCATCATCAAGGGCGCCCGCACGGGCCAGATCGGCGACGGCAAGATCTTCATCCTCGACCTGGTCGAGTGCATCCGCATCCGCACGGGCGAGACCGGCGGCCCCGCCATCGGGTGAGCCTGCGGAGCCCGCCCGGGAATCCGCGAGGCGCTCCGGCGCCCCGCGCATGGGATGGCCGCATCGGACGTTGCCCGTCCGGGGCGGCCATCGCCGTTCGTGCGCCGTCGGTGCTTGCGGCGCCTCAGCGCAGCCGCTCGCACTTCGTCACGTCGCCCTCGGCGTCTATGATGAAGACCCCCGAGATCGTCTTGAACTGCTGGTTGTCGAACAGCTCGGCCACCACCTTCTTGTCGGGTGACACCTCGACGATCTGCGGCTGCTGGCCCACGTGGCCGTGCCCGCCCCAGTTGCAGATCACCGTGTTGCCGTTCGACAGCCGCTGCATGCCCGCCGTGAACCGCAGCGGGTTGCCGGGCAGGTCGTTCTCGTTGATCTCCCACACCACGGCGCCTTTGGCGTCCACCTCCAGCACCTTGTGGGCGTCGCCCGTCGAGATCAGCGTGTTGCCGTTCGGCAGGCGGATGCCGCCGAAGGCCATCTTCTGCTTGAACTCCCACACGATCTTGCCCGCCGCGTCGTACTCGCGCACCACGCCGTCGCTGTACTGCCCCACCAGGTAGTTGCCGTTGGCCAGCTTGCGGGCGCCGCGCATCTGGCCGTGGGTGTTCTTGCACTCCGTGGTCAGCGGCACCTCCTTGAGGATTTTGCCCTCGCGGTCCACCTCGATGACGCGGCACGGCCCGCTCTCGGCCACCATCACCACGCCGTCGGGCAGCGGCTGGCAGGCGTGCACCTCGTTGGCGGGCGCCGTCCTGTACTCCCACACCACCTTCTGGTCGCGCGTGACCTCTTTGGCGCCCTTGGTATGGGTGAAGAGGATATTGCCGTTCGGCAGCAGCCAGATGTCCTGCGCTCCGGGCGCCTTGCACTCCCACTCGATCTTGCCTTCCTTGTTCACCAGGCACACCTTGCCTGCGCCGTAGTCGGCGCACAGCAGCGCCCGCCCGAGCGACTTCGCCATCGCCGGCTTCGGCTCTTCGCCGGCCCGGGCGCCCATGACGCACGCCAGCACCCCACACCACGCCACACGACGCAGGCTCACTACTTACTCCTTCCATCCAGGGCGATCTGCACCACCGAACGCGGCTGCCATTGTAGCCGCCGACAAGGGGAAATCCAACACCGCCCGCGTCGGACGAGCGTGGACGACATGGACACCATGGGCAGCATGGACGCGGCGACGAGCCGTTGCGTCCATACTGTCCATCGTGTCCACGACATGTTCGCCGTAACGCGCGCGATATGAGCAAGCGCTCAGCGCGCCCCCACGCTCACGGTTCCGGCGGCGCAGCGGCCTTGGAGTCAATGGCCACGTCGAAGCCGCCGGGGCGCGTGCCGCGGAGGGACGATGCTTCGAAGCGGCCCCCCGCGGGCGTCCATTGCCAGGTGTCAGTGAACTTGCCGCTGCGGACCGTCACCGTCGTCCCATCCAGCTTCACCGCCAGGTCCTTGTGTTGCCAGGGGTCGTAGACGCTGGCGAAGCGGACGGCCGCCGTATTGAGGCTCGCCTGAAGCTGCTGCCAGCCGAGCGGCTTGCTGCGGTTATCTGCGGTCGAGACGGCGACGTCGGCCTTGAATGCGGCATCGGCGACGACCTGGAAGTCGCACTGCGCCTTGCTCGCGACGAGGCGATAGCGGCCGTTAGCCGCGTCCACGGCCTCCAGCTTCGGCCCCTGCACCAGCCACGTGATGTCCACAGCCTGCGGGGCTCGGATGTCGTCGAGCACGAGCACGTAACTCCCCTTCACCCAGATGAACGTGCGGCGGAAGCGGTCGAGCGCGGGGCGGCTCTTCTTCGTCTTGCGGTCGGTGTAGGCCAGGTACGAGCCGGCCGCCTCGCCCTCGACGACCACGATTGTGGGCGGCGTGTCCTCACGCCGCGTATCGCGGGACGGGGACGTCCCGCCCACAAACCACGCGGTGACCTTCGCCATCTGGGTCATGTCGCCGCTGCCGGGCTGGGTCCAGCCCTGCGGCTCGGCGCGGCCCGGCACCATCTGGCCCATGCCATTGACGAGGATCGTGTTGTGATTGGAGGAGCGCTTGGCTGACGAGTAGCGGTCGGTCTCGGCCAGGTACTCGCCACCCGCGAGCAGGACGAACGAGTTGGCGTCGGGGTCGTCGTGCGCGACGTTGATGTACTGGAAGTTCCTGCCGTTGCGGTACTCGTTGAGGCGATAGCCCCCGAAGGGGCCGCACTTGAACATAGCGGCGACGGCGCCGTCGCCCCAGCTCTCGCGAACGGTCGCGAGACCGAGGTCGGGGAAGAAACTCGCCGTCGGCAGCTTGCCCAACTGCCCGCCGGTCAGGCTCGGGTCGTCCCACAGGATGGACCACCAGCCGAACTCCGTGGCCTTCGGCTCGGCCTTGGCGAACTGGCGAAGGCCGTCCATCACG harbors:
- a CDS encoding ammonium transporter; the encoded protein is MKWKLMAAAGAFACLLGGTAAGAEAAPAPPPPASAQGLDTFWVLMAAFLVFFMQAGFGMVEAGFIRVKNTCNILTKNFLDYCIACVMFFLVGYAFMFGKGSAFIGWTGFGMEGAENPSGVPIFAFWLFQAAFCGAAATIVAGGMAERMKFSAYLIYTVVVSSILYPIVGHWIWNADGWLAKMGFGDFAGSTVVHTVGGYVALVGTVILGPRIGKFAPDGRPKAIPGHSIPLASLGVFLLWFGWFGFNPGSTLAVGDGTAIGLVAMNTNLAACTGALAAMLTIWAIVGKPDLSMTMNGCLAGLVAITAPCNYVSPAAALAIGAVAGVIVVLGVLLLDRLGVDDPVGAVPVHAMNGTWGTLAVGLWGQKSLGLARDGFFHGGGLEQLGVQALGNLATIAFAVVLMASLFVVMKKTMGLRVSREEEVRGLDIGEHGMEAYAGFQVFTTT
- a CDS encoding PQQ-binding-like beta-propeller repeat protein, with the translated sequence MSLRRVAWCGVLACVMGARAGEEPKPAMAKSLGRALLCADYGAGKVCLVNKEGKIEWECKAPGAQDIWLLPNGNILFTHTKGAKEVTRDQKVVWEYRTAPANEVHACQPLPDGVVMVAESGPCRVIEVDREGKILKEVPLTTECKNTHGQMRGARKLANGNYLVGQYSDGVVREYDAAGKIVWEFKQKMAFGGIRLPNGNTLISTGDAHKVLEVDAKGAVVWEINENDLPGNPLRFTAGMQRLSNGNTVICNWGGHGHVGQQPQIVEVSPDKKVVAELFDNQQFKTISGVFIIDAEGDVTKCERLR
- a CDS encoding P-II family nitrogen regulator; translation: MKLIIAYIQPEKLSDVKQELYKAEVFKISVTNAMGCGQQKGYHEAYRGVDIEVNLLKKVRLEIAVNEGFVKPTVDAIIKGARTGQIGDGKIFILDLVECIRIRTGETGGPAIG
- the nifA gene encoding nif-specific transcriptional activator NifA; translated protein: MATPVPPQDDARKARALSLIFDISQAINRSLDIHETLAPVLDTLATHLGMVRGTLTLLNRKTRQITIEAAHGLSPDQLQRGRYQLGEGVTGKVIASGEPAVLPRISDDPFFLDRTGARKGLRKEDLSFICVPIKLGAEVLGALSVDRPSSDAALLTEDVRLLTIIGSMLAQAVRLRQAAEEERERLLEENLRLQEELKERFRPANIIGNSNAMQEVYDLIAQVAKSDATVLIRGESGTGKELVAHAIHYNSRRAERPFVRVHCGALPETVIESELFGHEKGAFTGAVAQRKGRFELAHGGTIFLDEIGDLSPAIQVKLLRVLQEREFERVGGTETLRTDVRLITATNRDLEALIAEGGFREDLYYRLNVFPIRVPPLRERKTDILLLADHFVEKYAKANHKPVKRIATPAIDTLMAYHWPGNVRELENCIERAVLLASDDTIHARHLPPTLQMPDASPVASRGTLQAILDATERDLLVDALKASRGNKAKAARALGLTERLMGLRVRKHGINPKRFR